One window from the genome of Thalassospira xiamenensis M-5 = DSM 17429 encodes:
- a CDS encoding ABC transporter ATP-binding protein, with the protein MRKTESVPKPATSPNSPVMPGNTTPFDVHLRGGRVAFNGDDIFHDLDLSLPANSITCLLGPSGVGKSTLLRYLAGLVDGEVGGDIACSDGKPLFGRVAYMAQQDLLLPWRSVRENVVLGAVLRNQRPDLARADALIAKVGLSDAVHLRPAELSGGMKQRAALARTLMEDRPVVLMDEPFSALDPLNRMRLQDLAARVLRGKTVLLVTHDPLEALRIGDRVHVLRGTPAVLSDAMLPAGSIPRDVTDPEILRHQAELLRQLGATAEELNRAEGTA; encoded by the coding sequence ATGCGCAAGACAGAATCAGTGCCGAAACCGGCAACCTCCCCAAATTCCCCCGTTATGCCGGGCAACACAACGCCGTTTGATGTTCATCTGCGCGGTGGTCGCGTGGCCTTTAACGGCGACGATATTTTCCATGATCTTGATCTGAGTTTACCTGCCAACAGCATCACCTGTTTGCTGGGCCCATCTGGTGTCGGCAAAAGTACGCTGTTGCGCTATCTCGCCGGGCTGGTTGATGGCGAGGTGGGCGGGGATATTGCCTGCTCGGATGGCAAGCCGCTTTTCGGCCGGGTTGCCTATATGGCGCAGCAGGATTTGCTTCTGCCGTGGCGGAGTGTCCGGGAAAATGTGGTGCTGGGGGCGGTGCTGCGCAATCAACGCCCCGATCTTGCGCGCGCCGATGCGCTGATTGCCAAGGTCGGGCTATCGGATGCGGTACATTTGCGCCCGGCCGAACTTTCCGGCGGGATGAAACAGCGCGCTGCCCTTGCCCGCACCCTGATGGAAGACCGGCCGGTTGTCCTGATGGATGAACCGTTTTCGGCCCTTGATCCGCTTAACCGCATGCGCCTTCAGGACCTTGCGGCACGGGTATTGCGTGGCAAAACGGTTTTGCTGGTCACCCATGATCCGCTCGAAGCCCTTCGGATTGGCGACCGGGTTCATGTCCTGCGTGGTACCCCCGCGGTCCTGAGTGACGCCATGCTTCCGGCGGGCAGCATCCCGCGCGATGTCACCGATCCGGAAATACTCCGCCATCAGGCCGAACTGCTCCGTCAGCTTGGCGCCACCGCCGAAGAACTCAACCGGGCGGAGGGCACGGCATGA
- a CDS encoding ShlB/FhaC/HecB family hemolysin secretion/activation protein, translating to MCGLLAFYADKSYAQQVPEAVQKSIEQEQIRQQQRDWDFNTQPQSRPDIRLDAPVPKSKDEGQPVGPCFPIETTEIEGLEGLDLVPDTFDRLNGECIRLNDLNDYLNEMNAFYADRGYITTRVYLPEQDLSTGILKILIIPGRVEGFDYEGGEPADSRIYSAFPLKEGDIVNLRDIEQALENFNSPRSQSGQFKLYPGAQQGTSIIRLSAANELPFGGNITFNNFGYKNTGRQKTGGSLYYDNLLNLNDTIQISASSTVKGLTSSDTYSRSTNGSYFVPFGNWSFNVGAGYSEYGFILPAINQNLPVYGRSHWVSTDIQRLIWRGENAKFYAVAGLETSRSRNFLDDFEVVVQRRFATKSKFGLSGRLNFENGYHDWSVNAIRGLDALGAEPPLDPDIDPEPLLFTASSALQASFAEGQVRLGHQINAQYSEDNLASSDKFAIGGGYFSIRGFREDSLSGRSGISTRNDLSYRIFQDNDASADVVWGLDAGYVELSKDDRETYDAPLLVGTSLGLRVNFLGAFNLDLVVARALRRPEAFTDSGIIKYAQASLSF from the coding sequence ATGTGCGGATTGCTGGCTTTCTATGCGGATAAGTCTTATGCGCAACAGGTGCCTGAAGCCGTCCAAAAATCAATAGAGCAAGAGCAAATCCGTCAGCAGCAGCGCGATTGGGATTTCAATACGCAGCCACAAAGCAGGCCCGATATCAGGTTGGATGCACCTGTACCCAAATCCAAAGATGAGGGGCAGCCTGTAGGGCCGTGTTTCCCTATCGAGACTACGGAAATAGAAGGGCTGGAGGGTTTGGATCTTGTGCCGGATACTTTCGACCGCCTGAACGGCGAATGTATTCGATTGAATGATCTGAACGATTATCTGAACGAGATGAACGCATTTTATGCGGATCGCGGATATATAACGACACGTGTTTATTTGCCAGAGCAGGATCTTTCAACCGGCATTCTGAAGATACTAATAATTCCCGGTAGAGTTGAAGGATTTGATTATGAAGGCGGAGAGCCCGCCGACTCTCGGATTTATTCGGCATTCCCGCTCAAGGAGGGGGATATCGTTAATCTCCGGGATATTGAGCAGGCATTAGAAAACTTTAATTCACCGCGATCTCAATCAGGGCAGTTCAAGCTATATCCGGGCGCGCAGCAGGGTACTTCGATAATTCGTCTGTCGGCGGCAAATGAACTGCCCTTTGGCGGAAATATCACTTTTAATAATTTCGGCTATAAAAACACAGGGCGCCAGAAAACCGGGGGAAGTCTTTATTACGACAACCTTCTTAACCTGAATGACACGATCCAGATAAGCGCGTCCTCTACTGTTAAAGGGCTCACGTCCAGCGATACCTATTCCAGAAGTACAAACGGCAGCTATTTTGTTCCTTTTGGAAACTGGAGTTTCAATGTTGGAGCAGGATACAGCGAATACGGTTTTATCCTGCCCGCCATCAATCAGAATCTGCCGGTTTATGGTCGAAGCCATTGGGTTTCGACGGATATTCAACGCTTAATTTGGCGCGGAGAAAACGCCAAATTTTATGCCGTTGCCGGGCTTGAAACTTCGCGATCCAGAAATTTCCTTGATGATTTTGAAGTCGTTGTTCAGAGGCGTTTCGCAACCAAGTCAAAATTTGGACTAAGCGGGCGCCTGAATTTCGAAAATGGCTATCACGATTGGTCTGTTAACGCGATCCGCGGATTGGATGCGCTTGGTGCAGAGCCGCCACTTGATCCGGATATCGATCCTGAACCCCTGTTGTTCACTGCAAGTTCTGCGCTTCAAGCCAGTTTTGCAGAGGGACAGGTGCGTCTTGGTCACCAAATCAATGCTCAATACTCTGAAGATAATCTCGCGAGTTCTGACAAGTTTGCAATTGGTGGCGGGTATTTCAGCATCCGCGGTTTCAGAGAAGACAGTTTGTCCGGAAGGTCCGGAATATCGACACGCAACGATCTCAGCTATCGCATTTTTCAAGACAATGACGCGAGTGCCGACGTCGTCTGGGGACTGGACGCCGGTTATGTCGAACTAAGCAAAGATGATCGCGAAACCTATGACGCCCCCTTGCTTGTCGGGACGTCACTTGGGCTGCGGGTCAACTTTTTGGGTGCTTTCAATCTTGATCTGGTCGTTGCCCGGGCTCTTCGCAGACCCGAGGCCTTTACGGATTCCGGAATAATCAAATACGCGCAAGCGTCTCTGTCGTTTTAG